A stretch of the Arachis stenosperma cultivar V10309 chromosome 6, arast.V10309.gnm1.PFL2, whole genome shotgun sequence genome encodes the following:
- the LOC130935577 gene encoding microtubule-associated protein 70-1-like has translation MANTTHIRTKKLSSAAAAALRPPSEVDDLLTLLHGSDPVRVELTRLDNELREKDRELGEALAEIKSLRNSERLREKAVEELTDELNKADEKLKATEALLESKNLEIKKINDEKKGALAAQFAAEATLRRVHAAQKDDEMPPIEAIIAPLEAELKLARTEVAKLQDDNRALDRLTKSKEAALLEAERTVQIALAKASLVDDLQNKNQELMKQIEICQEENKILDKMHRQKVAEVEKLTQTVRELEEAVLAGGAAANAVRDYQRKMLEMNEERKVLEREVARAKVTANRVATVVANEWKDANDKVMPVKQWLEERRFFQGEMQQLRDKLAVAERAAKAEAQMKDKYQLRFKVLEERIKASNGNSKIILDGRNIVSGHSRRQSFGGGESPMLSSSNGHLSRKNLSPKLGSLRSNSASLLVKHTKHSSRSFDGGSRSLERERRTTDTNEVDNMRTNTSDQTITNETIATQEECANGIQIEKTKAEHEDYVSGMLYDMLQKEVVSLRKACHEKDQSLKDKDDAIEMLAKKVDTLNKAMEVEAKKMRREVASMEKEVAAMRVSKENDQRTRRSSAPRGSVHSLHSISARSARNF, from the exons ATGGCCAACACTACTCATATTCgaaccaagaagctttcttCCGCCGCCGCCGCGGCGCTCCGCCCTCCTTCCGAAGTCGATGACCTCCTCACGCTCCTCCACGGTTCCGATCCAGTTCGCGTCGAGCTCACTCGCCTCGACAATGAGCTTCGAG AGAAAGATAGAGAGTTGGGGGAGGCTCTCGCGGAAATCAAGTCCTTGAGGAATTCAGAGCGTCTTAGAGAAAAGGCCGTCGAAGAG CTAACTGATGAGCTGAACAAAGCGGATGAAAAGCTAAAAGCAACTGAAGCTCTTCTGGAAAGTAAG AaccttgaaataaaaaaaatcaatgatGAGAAAAAGGGTGCATTGGCTGCACAATTTGCTGCAGAAGCAACACTTAGAAGGGTTCATGCTGCTCAAAAAGATGATGAAATGCCACCTATTGAAGCCATTATCGCACCTCTGGAGGCAGAGCTCAAACTTGCTAGGACCGAG GTGGCAAAGTTGCAGGATGACAACAGAGCACTGGACCGGCTAACCAAATCAAAGGAGGCTGCACTTCTTGAAGCTGAGAGAACTGTTCAGATTGCTTTGGCAAAAGCATCTCTGGTTGATGATTTGCAAAATAAAAACCAAGAGCTAATGAAACAGATTGAAATATGCCAG GAGGAGAACAAAATACTGGACAAAATGCATAGGCAAAAGGTTGCGGAAGTTGAAAAGCTAACACAAACTGTTCGTGAGCTCGAAGAGGCTGTGTTGGCCGGTGGGGCTGCTGCTAATGCTGTCCGTGATTACCAGCGAAAAATGCTAGAGATGAAT GAGGAAAGGAAAGTATTGGAGCGGGAAGTAGCTCGTGCTAAAGTTACTGCAAACAGGGTTGCCACTGTAGTAGCAAATGAGTGGAAAGATGCTAATGACAAAGTGATGCCTGTAAAGCAGTGGCTAGAAGAAAGAAGATTTTTTCAG GGTGAAATGCAACAACTACGTGACAAATTGGCTGTAGCTGAGCGTGCTGCAAAAGCAGAAGCACAAATGAAG GATAAATATCAATTGCGCTTCAAAGTTTTGGAAGAAAGGATTAAAGCATCTAATGGTAATTCTAAAATTATATTAGATGGAAGAAATATTGTGAGTGGGCATTCGCGACGTCAGTCTTTCGGTGGTGGTGAGAGCCCCATGTTATCCTCCTCTAATGGACATCTATCCAGGAAAAACTTGAGTCCAAAATTAGGGTCTCTAAGATCAAATAGTGCTAGTCTGTTAGTAAAGCATACAAAACATTCTTCTAGATCGTTTGATGGTGGCAGTAGATCTCTGGAGAGAGAGAGGCGAACTACAGATACAAATGAGGTAGATAACATGCGAACCAACACCAGTGATCAGACCATCACAAATGAGACAATTGCTACGCAGGAAGAGTGTGCAAATGGCATTCAGATTGAAAAAACTAAGGCAGAACATGAAGATTATGTTTCTGGAATGCTGTATGACATGCTGCAAAAGGAGGTTGTATCTCTCAGGAAAGCTTGTCATGAGAAAGATCAGTCTCTCAAAGACAAGGATGATGCAATTGAG ATGTTGGCGAAGAAGGTTGATACATTGAACAAAGCTATGGAAGTCGAGGCCAAAAAAATGCGTCGAGAAGTAGCTTCCATGGAAAAGGAGGTGGCTGCTATGCGGGTTAGCAAGGAAAATGATCAAAGGACGCGGCGATCTAGTGCTCCTAGGGGCTCGGTACATAGTTTGCATTCAATTTCTGCCAG GAGTGCACGTAACTTCTAA